Proteins encoded within one genomic window of Thermoplasmata archaeon:
- a CDS encoding elongation factor 1-beta, translating into MGKVAVLFRLMPHGVETDLAAVARAIPASIPAGVTIRGMQAKDIAYGLRSLLVSVVMDDAGGVLESTEHALAKVPGVESVEVMEEGLL; encoded by the coding sequence ATGGGCAAGGTCGCCGTCCTGTTCCGCCTGATGCCCCACGGCGTCGAGACCGATCTCGCCGCGGTCGCGCGGGCGATCCCGGCGTCGATCCCGGCCGGCGTCACGATCCGGGGGATGCAGGCGAAGGACATCGCCTACGGGCTGCGCTCGCTGCTCGTCTCGGTCGTGATGGACGACGCCGGCGGCGTCCTCGAGTCGACCGAGCACGCCCTCGCCAAGGTCCCCGGCGTCGAGTCGGTCGAGGTCATGGAAGAGGGGCTCCTGTAG
- a CDS encoding zinc finger domain-containing protein, with product MASAAVVVVHCTSCGRVVPAPGATQFSCPSCGEVTIARCARCRDQSVGYHCPKCDFHGP from the coding sequence GTGGCCTCCGCCGCGGTGGTCGTGGTGCACTGCACCTCGTGCGGTCGGGTCGTGCCGGCGCCGGGCGCGACGCAGTTCTCCTGTCCCAGTTGCGGCGAGGTGACGATCGCCCGGTGCGCGCGCTGCCGCGACCAGAGCGTCGGCTACCACTGCCCGAAGTGCGACTTCCACGGTCCCTAG